In the genome of Raphanus sativus cultivar WK10039 chromosome 4, ASM80110v3, whole genome shotgun sequence, one region contains:
- the LOC108849661 gene encoding hydroxyproline O-arabinosyltransferase 2, with translation MNKFLTYRKRISKMGFRGKFFFPMLMTLSLFLIIRYNYIVSGDPPLRQDLPGRRSFSSKDDVISSVKTPSKKTKRLFHTAVTATDSVYSTWQCRIMYYWYNRFKDEPGSEMGGYTRILHSGRPDGLMDEIPTFIAHPLPSGVDQGYVVLNRPWAFVQWLQQAHIEEDYILMAEPDHIIVKPIPNLARGNRGAAFPFSYIEPKKYELVLRKFFPKENGMISRIDPIGNSPVIVSKNALMKIAPTWMNVSLAMKNDPQTDKAFGWVLEMYAYAVSSALHGVSNILHKDFMIQPPWDTETKKTYIIHYTYGCDFDMKGKMMYGKIGEWRFDKRSYGDKPPPRNLTLPPQGVPESVVTLVSMVNEATTNIPNWES, from the exons ATGAACAAATTTTTAACATATAGAAAAAGGATTTCAAAAATGGGTTTTCGTGGGAAATTCTTCTTCCCAATGCTCATGACTCTATCTTTGTTTCTAATAATCAGGTACAACTACATAGTCTCCGGTGATCCTCCTCTCCGGCAGGATCTTCCAGGACGCCGGTCATTTTCTTCCAAAGATGACGTCATATCTTccgtcaagactccgtcaaagAAGACTAAGAGACTTTTTCACACGGCGGTGACAGCCACTGACTCTGTGTATAGCACATGGCAGTGTCGGATCATGTACTATTGGTACAACAGGTTCAAGGACGAACCTGGTTCGGAGATGGGGGGGTATACCCGAATCTTGCATTCTGGTCGACCCGATGGGCTCATGGATGAGATCCCTACCTTTATTGCACACCCTCTTCCCTCTGGTGTTGATCAG GGATATGTAGTTCTAAATAGGCCTTGGGCGTTTGTGCAATGGCTTCAACAAGCACACATAGAGGAAGA TTACATTCTTATGGCGGAACCTGATCATATCATAGTTAAACCAATACCGAACCTAGCTAGAGGCAATCGCGGGGCTGCATTTCCCTTTTCCTATATTGAACCGAAGAAATACGAATTGGTTCTCCGCAAATTCTTCCCAAAGGAGAATGGCATGATATCAAGAATCGACCCCATTGGCAACTCTCCAGTGATCGTCTCTAAG AATGCATTGATGAAAATTGCTCCAACATGGATGAACGTTTCTTTAGCTATGAAGAATGACCCACAAACAGATAAAGCTTTTGGATGGGTCCTTGAAAT GTATGCATATGCTGTTTCGTCGGCGTTACATGGTGTGAGCAACATTCTACACAAAGACTTCATGATTCAG CCTCCTTGGGACACTGAAACGAAGAAGACGTATATCATACATTACACTTACGGTTGCGATTTCGACATGAAG GGAAAGATGATGTATGGAAAGATTGGAGAATGGAGATTCGATAAACGGTCTTACGGTGATAAACCGCCCCCAAGAAATCTCACATTGCCTCCCCAAGGTGTTCCTGAGAGCGTG GTGACATTGGTAAGTATGGTGAACGAAGCTACGACTAATATTCCTAACTGGGAATcctaa
- the LOC108849567 gene encoding uncharacterized protein LOC108849567 has product MEKVRQASHAGSWYTDNPTKLSSDLEEWLRAAGLTKSPHVRGVIAPHAGYSYSGRAAAYAFGNIDPTNISRIFLLGPSHHYYTPKCALSTATVYKTPIGDLPVDVEMIKELRATGKFGMMDLRVDEAEHSMEMHLPYLAKVFQGHDVKVVPILVGSVSAETEAMYGELLAKYVDDPTNFFSVSSDFCHWGSRFNYVHYDKNHGPIHKSIEALDKMGMDIIETGDPDAFKKYLLEFENTICGRHPISIFLHMLKHCSSKIKINFLRYEQSSQCQTMRDSSVSYASAAAKLEC; this is encoded by the exons ATGGAGAAAGTAAGGCAAGCATCGCATGCAGGCTCTTGGTATACCGACAACC CTACAAAGCTATCATCGGATCTTGAAGAATGGCTAAGAGCAGCTGGTTTGACCAAATCTCCTCATGTCCGAGGCGTCATTGCCCC ACACGCAGGTTATTCCTACTCTGGTCGTGCAGCTGCTTACGCCTTCGGAAACATAGATCCCACAAACAT CTCCAGGATATTTCTTCTTGGTCCATCTCACCATTATTACACTCCAAAATGTGCTCTTTCCACCGCAACGGTTTACAAAACCCCTATAGGAGATCTACCCGTTGATGTTGAGA TGATTAAGGAGTTAAGAGCTACGGGGAAATTTGGAATGATGGATCTCCGAGTAGATGAAGCTGAGCATAGCATGGAAATGCACTTGCCCTATTTGGCTAAAGTTTTTCAAGG GCACGATGTGAAAGTAGTACCGATCTTGGTTGGTTCAGTAAGTGCTGAAACCGAAGCCATGTACGGTGAATTGCTAGCTAAATATGTGGATGACCCCACCAACTTTTTCTCAGTGTCCTCTGACTTTTGTCACTGGGGCTCAAGGTTTAATTACGTGCATTATGACAAGAATCATGGTCCGATACACAAATCCATTGAGGCACTGGACAAGATGGGTATGGATATAATAGAGACAGGAGATCCAGATGCCTTCAAGAAGTATCTTTTGGAGTTTGAAAACACCATTTGTGGCCGCCACCCCATTAGTATTTTTCTCCAT ATGCTGAAACATTGCTCAAGCAAGATCAAGATCAATTTCCTGAGGTACGAGCAGTCAAGCCAGTGCCAGACAATGCGAGACAGCAGCGTCAGCTATGCATCTGCTGCAGCGAAGTTGGAATGTTGA